A window from Canis lupus familiaris isolate Mischka breed German Shepherd chromosome 18, alternate assembly UU_Cfam_GSD_1.0, whole genome shotgun sequence encodes these proteins:
- the COX8A gene encoding cytochrome c oxidase subunit 8A, mitochondrial gives MSVLVPQLLRGLTGLTRRLPVHRAQIHSKPPREQLGTMDVAVGLTSCFLCFLLPSGWVLSHLESYKKRE, from the exons ATGTCTGTGCTGGTGCCGCAGCTGCTGAGGGGCCTAACAGGCCTCACCCGGCGGCTCCCGGTGCATCGTGCCCAGATCCATTCCAAGCCGCCGCGGGAGCAGCTCGGGACCATG GATGTTGCCGTTGGGCTCACCTCCTGCTTCCTGTGTTTCCTCCTGCCATCGGGCTGGGTCCTGTCACACCTGGAGAGCTACAAGAAGCGGGAGTGA